From Nitratidesulfovibrio vulgaris str. Hildenborough, a single genomic window includes:
- a CDS encoding sigma-54-dependent transcriptional regulator has translation MPTTCDEHILIVDDEPDFAHGLARLVSRDFPAASVSVALSGAEALHIIQGSGVALLLTDLRMPDMDGMELMQQAMTVDPTTSVILLTAHGSIETAVAALKNGAYDFLTKPVRREELQRTLNKALERIRILKENKRLRQMMQQGCIERQMIGESPVMQRLKETIAAIAATDYSVLIRGESGTGKELVADMLHRLGSRRERPLVKVNCPSIPDQLLESELFGHVKGAFTGADRTRRGLFMSAQRGTLLLDEIGDIGEALQTKLLRVLQEREIRPVGSSASTLVDVRIIASTNRALEERIKQGLFREDLFYRLNVLTIHTPPLRERRDDIPLLADHFVAATCRELSSPVKRISPGALACLAGREWPGNVRELQNYIRRLVVFCPGDTIDTAHLRLVDGTTCPTTAETPSLVPYKEAKGAVVEDFTRRYVEGLLRQTGGNISEAARLSGIERVSLQKILRRLGTSGDTFKG, from the coding sequence ATGCCAACGACATGTGACGAACACATCCTCATCGTCGATGACGAACCCGACTTCGCGCACGGACTGGCAAGACTGGTGAGCAGGGACTTTCCGGCAGCCAGTGTCTCTGTGGCGCTTTCCGGCGCTGAGGCGCTGCACATCATCCAGGGCAGCGGGGTCGCCCTGCTGCTCACCGACCTGCGGATGCCCGACATGGATGGAATGGAACTCATGCAGCAGGCCATGACCGTGGACCCCACGACTTCGGTCATCCTGCTCACGGCGCACGGTTCCATAGAGACGGCGGTCGCCGCCCTCAAGAACGGCGCATACGACTTCCTCACCAAGCCCGTCCGCCGCGAAGAACTGCAAAGGACCCTCAACAAGGCGCTGGAGCGGATACGCATCCTCAAAGAGAACAAACGGTTGCGTCAAATGATGCAACAAGGCTGCATCGAACGCCAGATGATAGGCGAATCTCCGGTCATGCAACGCCTCAAGGAGACTATCGCGGCCATCGCAGCCACGGACTACTCTGTGCTCATCAGGGGAGAATCAGGGACAGGCAAGGAACTCGTCGCCGACATGCTGCACCGCCTCGGCAGCAGGAGGGAGCGCCCACTAGTCAAAGTGAACTGCCCCTCCATCCCCGACCAGCTTCTGGAAAGTGAACTGTTCGGACACGTCAAAGGGGCATTCACGGGGGCAGACAGGACTCGGCGCGGGCTCTTCATGTCTGCGCAACGGGGAACGCTCCTGCTGGATGAAATCGGGGACATCGGTGAGGCACTCCAGACCAAGCTGCTCCGGGTCTTGCAAGAGCGCGAGATTCGCCCTGTGGGGTCAAGCGCGAGCACCCTCGTGGATGTGCGTATCATCGCCAGCACCAACAGGGCCCTCGAAGAGCGCATCAAGCAGGGACTCTTCCGGGAAGACCTCTTCTACAGGCTCAACGTGCTGACCATCCACACGCCCCCCCTCCGAGAACGGCGCGACGACATCCCACTGCTGGCAGACCACTTCGTCGCGGCGACTTGCCGGGAGCTCTCCAGCCCTGTGAAACGCATCTCACCCGGCGCACTTGCCTGTCTTGCCGGAAGGGAGTGGCCCGGCAATGTCAGGGAACTACAGAACTACATCCGCAGGCTCGTCGTCTTCTGCCCGGGAGACACCATCGACACCGCCCACCTTCGTCTTGTGGACGGCACGACCTGCCCGACGACTGCGGAGACGCCATCCCTTGTTCCCTACAAAGAGGCGAAGGGGGCTGTCGTGGAGGATTTCACCCGCCGTTACGTCGAAGGCCTCTTGCGCCAGACGGGAGGCAACATATCCGAGGCGGCGCGACTTTCAGGCATCGAACGCGTGTCACTCCAGAAGATCCTGCGTCGTCTGGGCACTTCCGGAGACACGTTCAAAGGATAG
- a CDS encoding c-type heme family protein, which produces MPSAPPENGHRRHKPYSLQIRFMLGLMGILVTMGLFFAASLYMHLNQLVSAEARSKASLILSHAESVQSYVRNTLRPAMYRDLPADRFIIEAMSTSFVTRHVMSDPAHGNEAFEYRRVAIDARNPSFEAASLERGLIERFKADPTLTRIEETENGERGERFITARPVRFEEACMKCHGAPEDAPPQLIALYGPVRGFGRSPGELAGIDLVSIAIDESLSSAKEAITSFATLFAVGMVILFAIIHTFFTRLVVYNLRRMGAAMQRQLGFDANGSMLDRLRRDEEIEDVINTMEGFTRQLAQARQQLKDYASNLESMVATRTADLQAEADARSADVGLFVELLAGLNRSQGKHDLLGTSLELIARRFNAASAAYACLLSGTESFSWPADAAPPQLPEDMGVLLGDGLPRLTPRAWYIPVQTTETSRGLLCLFWREDRPHGPRTPELAQALGRQLGIALDNIDVLDNLLRQNTLLDSIFEGISDPLLLLDGHGAIVFANGSAERMAKAIPGGLPRLLDDAGLPDAVAEPAQMEIALEDGRSFVINVYPLAQTHGRNRSVVYLRETTREKRMFDQMRQQEKLASVGRLAAGLAHEINNPLGVIMCYAELLQTQVGDSQARHDLDIILRHTLQAQRVVRDLLDFARPKDTRCEACDINDVLSDIVEIFMPKARKSGVNVSLDLEPDLPRVYADRDSLGQVFSNLLLNALDAVPERTGTIAISTCGKGYGVTVTIRDNGPGIPEAHRDRIFDPFYTTKETGRGTGLGLAVVYGIMRDLNGNIDVSTDDGATFILHFPADGDPRDHANDM; this is translated from the coding sequence ATGCCCTCCGCACCCCCTGAGAACGGGCACCGCCGCCACAAGCCTTATTCGCTCCAGATACGGTTCATGCTCGGCCTCATGGGCATCCTCGTCACCATGGGGCTGTTCTTCGCAGCCTCCCTGTACATGCACCTGAACCAGCTTGTGTCCGCCGAAGCCCGTTCCAAAGCCTCGCTCATCCTCAGCCACGCCGAATCGGTGCAGAGTTATGTGCGCAACACGTTGCGCCCCGCCATGTACCGGGACCTGCCAGCCGACAGGTTCATCATCGAAGCCATGTCGACGTCGTTCGTCACCCGGCACGTCATGAGCGACCCGGCTCACGGGAACGAGGCATTCGAATACCGGCGTGTCGCCATCGACGCCCGCAACCCGTCCTTCGAAGCTGCCTCTCTGGAGCGTGGGCTCATAGAACGCTTCAAGGCCGACCCGACACTGACCCGCATCGAGGAGACTGAAAACGGCGAGAGGGGCGAACGGTTCATAACCGCCCGCCCCGTCCGTTTCGAAGAAGCCTGCATGAAGTGCCACGGTGCCCCGGAAGATGCCCCCCCGCAACTGATCGCACTGTATGGCCCTGTGCGGGGCTTTGGCCGCTCCCCCGGTGAACTGGCGGGCATCGACCTCGTATCCATCGCCATCGACGAATCCCTCAGTTCGGCGAAGGAGGCCATAACCTCCTTCGCCACGCTCTTCGCCGTGGGCATGGTCATCCTCTTTGCCATCATCCACACGTTCTTCACGCGCCTTGTCGTCTACAATCTGAGACGGATGGGAGCCGCCATGCAACGTCAGCTCGGCTTCGACGCGAACGGTTCCATGCTCGACAGGCTGCGCCGTGACGAAGAGATTGAAGATGTCATCAACACCATGGAAGGCTTCACACGACAACTGGCGCAGGCTAGGCAGCAACTCAAAGACTACGCGAGCAATCTCGAGTCGATGGTCGCGACGCGAACGGCAGACCTTCAGGCGGAGGCCGACGCCCGGAGTGCCGATGTCGGGCTGTTCGTCGAACTTCTCGCCGGACTGAACCGCAGCCAGGGCAAGCACGACCTTCTCGGCACATCGCTCGAACTCATCGCCCGTCGCTTCAACGCTGCCAGCGCCGCATACGCCTGCCTGCTTTCGGGTACCGAGTCATTCTCATGGCCCGCAGACGCAGCACCGCCACAACTGCCAGAGGACATGGGAGTGCTCCTTGGAGACGGCTTGCCGCGGCTCACACCCCGCGCGTGGTACATCCCCGTCCAGACCACCGAGACATCCCGTGGCCTGCTCTGCCTTTTCTGGCGCGAAGACAGACCGCACGGGCCGCGCACTCCTGAACTGGCACAGGCACTGGGACGTCAGCTGGGCATCGCGCTCGACAACATCGACGTGCTCGACAACCTCCTGCGGCAGAACACCCTGCTCGACTCCATATTCGAAGGCATCTCCGACCCCCTGCTGCTCCTTGACGGTCACGGGGCCATCGTGTTTGCCAACGGGTCAGCCGAACGCATGGCAAAGGCTATACCGGGTGGTCTGCCGCGCCTTCTCGATGATGCAGGACTCCCCGACGCCGTGGCAGAGCCTGCCCAGATGGAAATCGCACTCGAGGATGGACGCTCGTTCGTCATCAACGTCTATCCGCTTGCACAGACACACGGCAGGAACCGTAGCGTGGTCTACCTTCGTGAGACGACGAGGGAAAAGCGCATGTTCGACCAGATGCGGCAGCAGGAGAAGCTTGCCTCGGTGGGACGCCTTGCAGCAGGGCTCGCCCACGAGATCAACAACCCCCTCGGCGTCATCATGTGTTACGCCGAACTGCTCCAGACACAGGTCGGAGACTCGCAGGCACGCCATGACCTCGACATCATCCTGCGACACACCCTTCAGGCCCAGCGTGTCGTCCGTGACCTGCTCGACTTCGCCCGCCCCAAGGACACACGCTGCGAGGCCTGTGACATCAACGACGTGCTGTCCGATATCGTGGAGATTTTCATGCCGAAAGCCCGCAAGTCGGGCGTGAACGTCTCACTCGACCTTGAACCCGACCTGCCGCGTGTCTACGCTGACCGGGACTCCCTGGGACAGGTGTTCTCCAACCTGCTCCTCAACGCCCTCGATGCCGTGCCGGAACGTACAGGCACCATTGCCATCAGCACCTGCGGCAAGGGGTACGGTGTCACGGTGACCATCAGGGATAACGGGCCGGGCATCCCTGAAGCGCACCGTGACCGCATCTTCGACCCTTTCTACACGACGAAGGAAACAGGACGCGGCACGGGTCTCGGACTTGCCGTCGTCTATGGCATCATGCGCGACCTCAACGGCAACATCGACGTCTCCACCGACGACGGTGCCACATTCATTCTTCACTTTCCTGCTGACGGAGACCCCCGCGACCATGCCAACGACATGTGA
- a CDS encoding universal stress protein, whose protein sequence is MKLLVPYDGSPQSDKALDTAVHLAQGMGGAIVVVNVVPDLCLMSEEIPAGDCDAVSRALDMNGSVALHRAGEKLKGSGVEVETVMKSGRIVDSILDVAQERSIDCIVIGAHGRHKALRMLLGSVSSKVAELSSCNVLIVK, encoded by the coding sequence ATGAAACTGCTCGTTCCTTATGATGGTTCACCCCAGTCGGACAAAGCCTTGGACACCGCGGTACATCTTGCGCAAGGCATGGGCGGGGCTATTGTCGTCGTCAATGTGGTGCCTGACCTCTGTCTGATGTCCGAAGAGATACCGGCTGGTGATTGCGATGCCGTATCTAGGGCATTGGACATGAATGGTTCTGTGGCATTGCACCGTGCAGGTGAAAAGCTGAAGGGTTCTGGCGTCGAGGTCGAGACTGTCATGAAGAGCGGGCGTATCGTGGACAGCATACTTGATGTAGCTCAGGAGAGGTCCATCGACTGCATCGTCATAGGTGCTCATGGAAGGCACAAGGCCTTGCGTATGCTTCTTGGCAGTGTGTCGTCGAAAGTGGCCGAACTGTCATCGTGCAATGTGCTTATCGTCAAGTAG
- a CDS encoding YeiH family protein, whose amino-acid sequence MQEKGLAGKMMDIVPGLLVMVGTLYVLRTYVEPWMKDAVVFGRKGWLVQVLSLNYILLSILTGMFYRNILFGGKIPGWAEEGFRTTRLFIKTGVIMLGSLYTFDKLLKVGGVAITLIVAFVFGTAIFIMWLGSRLGADRSVTATMAAACGVCGVSAAVATAPGVRAKPVDLALSIATILGFGIMTMFVSPFIGKALQLSDYQFGAWVGTGILNSGQVLATCLAFNPVFAPGTAVAYGEIWNVVRVICIPFVVFFITAWYWKGEADAEHTSLGSILASKFPIFVLGFVGMTALSSLHMLGAEGSETLHLMRDVMAWIFGVGLVGLGAYIDVREIKAAGGVPLRIGLIAGMVKYILALIIILAFIPKEGAF is encoded by the coding sequence ATGCAAGAGAAGGGTCTCGCCGGAAAGATGATGGACATCGTGCCCGGCCTGCTCGTCATGGTCGGCACGCTCTACGTACTGCGTACCTATGTCGAACCGTGGATGAAGGATGCCGTGGTCTTCGGCAGGAAGGGCTGGCTGGTGCAGGTTCTCAGCCTCAACTACATCCTGCTTTCGATTCTTACCGGTATGTTCTACCGGAACATCCTGTTCGGCGGCAAGATACCGGGGTGGGCCGAAGAGGGCTTCAGGACGACCCGTCTGTTCATCAAGACCGGTGTCATCATGCTCGGTTCGCTCTACACTTTCGACAAGCTGCTCAAGGTGGGCGGTGTCGCCATCACCCTCATCGTGGCGTTCGTTTTCGGAACGGCCATCTTCATCATGTGGCTGGGTAGCCGTCTTGGGGCAGACAGGTCCGTCACGGCGACCATGGCGGCTGCATGCGGTGTGTGCGGTGTCTCGGCTGCGGTGGCTACCGCCCCCGGTGTGCGGGCCAAGCCCGTCGACCTTGCGCTCTCCATCGCCACCATCCTCGGTTTCGGCATCATGACGATGTTCGTGAGCCCCTTCATCGGCAAGGCCCTGCAACTTTCCGACTACCAGTTCGGAGCATGGGTGGGCACGGGTATCCTGAACTCGGGTCAGGTGCTCGCCACCTGCCTCGCATTCAACCCCGTGTTCGCTCCGGGTACGGCCGTTGCCTATGGTGAGATATGGAACGTCGTGCGCGTCATCTGCATCCCCTTCGTCGTGTTCTTCATCACGGCTTGGTACTGGAAGGGTGAGGCCGATGCCGAACACACCAGCCTCGGCAGCATCCTTGCCTCCAAGTTCCCCATCTTCGTTCTCGGCTTCGTGGGCATGACCGCCCTGTCGTCGCTGCATATGCTCGGTGCCGAGGGGTCCGAGACCCTGCACCTCATGCGCGATGTCATGGCGTGGATCTTCGGCGTTGGCCTCGTGGGCCTTGGAGCCTATATCGACGTGCGCGAGATCAAGGCCGCCGGCGGTGTTCCGCTGCGCATCGGCCTGATTGCAGGCATGGTCAAGTACATCCTCGCCCTGATCATCATCCTCGCCTTCATCCCCAAGGAAGGCGCGTTCTAG
- a CDS encoding biotin/lipoyl-binding protein produces MSADDKKKSLTVFRSDRHEDVAAIVFSALVVVCVLAYMAFVIPTVKITVQQDGKLTEVFVTEGAQVKTGDKLYALEVVEKKWVNNAMQEKTVVKEFTAKANGKVLKVTGQPGEAVKKGKHSVIVLEHEKGTLP; encoded by the coding sequence ATGTCTGCCGACGACAAGAAGAAGTCCCTCACTGTATTCAGGTCCGACCGCCACGAGGACGTTGCCGCCATCGTCTTCTCCGCCCTGGTCGTAGTGTGCGTGCTGGCCTATATGGCCTTCGTCATCCCCACCGTGAAGATAACGGTGCAGCAGGACGGCAAGCTGACCGAAGTGTTCGTCACCGAAGGGGCACAGGTGAAAACGGGCGACAAGCTGTACGCTCTCGAGGTCGTTGAGAAGAAATGGGTCAACAACGCCATGCAGGAGAAGACGGTGGTGAAGGAATTCACCGCCAAGGCCAACGGCAAGGTCCTCAAGGTCACTGGTCAGCCCGGCGAGGCCGTGAAGAAGGGAAAGCACTCGGTCATCGTGCTTGAGCACGAGAAGGGGACCTTGCCCTAA